From Anopheles coluzzii chromosome 3, AcolN3, whole genome shotgun sequence, the proteins below share one genomic window:
- the LOC120957242 gene encoding mantle protein-like encodes MKAFIVFTMALALASAKAVENSNKEKRGLWDLGSAQHESYESYGYDHQQSHGYYGNDYAEKEVKQVITKKVPVPYPVEVEKHVPVEVKVPYPVEVEKKVPVVVEKKVPVYVEKKYPVHVDRPYPVEVKYPVHVPVYQKEYVEVPKPYEVHVDKPYPVYVKEPVYVEKPVPFTVLIKKEHKKPFWG; translated from the exons ATGAAG GCGTTCATTGTATTCACCATGGCCCTGGCCCTTGCCAGCGCAAAGGCAGTCGAAAACTCCAACAAGGAAAAGCGAGGACTGTGGGATCTGGGATCGGCTCAGCATGAATCGTACGAGAGCTACGGCTATGACCATCAGCAGTCTCATGGATACTACGGCAACGACTACGCCGAGAAGGAGGTGAAACAGGTCATCACCAAGAAGGTCCCAGTTCCGTACCCAGTGGAGGTCGAGAAGCACGTTCCAGTCGAGGTGAAGGTCCCGTACCCCGTTGAGGTTGAGAAGAAGGTCCCGGTCGTCGTTGAGAAGAAGGTCCCGGTGTACGTGGAGAAGAAGTACCCAGTCCACGTTGATCGTCCATACCCGGTGGAAGTGAAATACCCAGTCCATGTCCCGGTGTACCAGAAGGAGTACGTCGAAGTGCCAAAGCCATACGAAGTTCATGTCGATAAGCCCTACCCGGTGTACGTGAAGGAGCCAGTGTACGTCGAGAAGCCAGTCCCGTTCACTGTCCTCATCAAGAAGGAGCACAAGAAGCCGTTCTGGGGCTAA
- the LOC120957737 gene encoding mantle protein-like isoform X6 has translation MKAFIVFSVVLAFASAGAVDSSNKEKRGLWELGSAQHDSYESYGYDHQQSHGYYGNDYVQKEVKQVITKKVPVPYPVEVEKHVPVEVKVPYPVEVEKKVPVVVEKKVPVYVEKKYPVHVDRPYPVEVKYPVHVPVYQKEYVEVPKPYEVHVDKPYPVYVKEPVYVEKPVPFTVLIKKEHKKPFFG, from the exons ATGAAG GCGTTCATTGTGTTCTCTGTGGTCCTGGCCTTTGCCAGCGCGGGTGCAGTCGACAGCTCCAACAAGGAAAAGCGAGGACTGTGGGAACTGGGATCGGCTCAGCACGATTCGTACGAGAGCTACGGCTATGACCATCAGCAGTCCCATGGATACTACGGCAACGACTACGTCCAGAAGGAGGTGAAACAGGTCATCACCAAGAAGGTTCCAGTTCCGTACCCAGTGGAGGTCGAGAAGCATGTTCCAGTCGAGGTGAAGGTCCCGTACCCAGTTGAGGTCGAGAAGAAGGTCCCGGTCGTCGTTGAGAAGAAGGTCCCGGTGTACGTGGAGAAGAAG TACCCAGTCCACGTTGATCGTCCATACCCGGTGGAAGTGAAATACCCAGTCCATGTCCCGGTGTACCAGAAGGAGTACGTCGAAGTGCCAAAGCCATACGAAGTTCATGTCGATAAGCCCTACCCGGTGTACGTGAAGGAGCCAGTGTACGTCGAGAAGCCAGTCCCGTTCACTGTTCTCATCAAGAAGGAGCACAAGAAGCCATTCTTCGGCTGA
- the LOC120957737 gene encoding cornifin-A-like isoform X1: MKAFIVFSVVLAFASAGAVDSSNKEKRGLWELGSAQHDSYESYGYDHQQSHGYYGNDYVQKEVKQVITKKVPVPYPVEVEKHVPVEVKVPYPVEVEKKVPVVVEKKVPVYVEKKVPVVVEKKVPVYVEKKYPVHVDRPYPVEVKYPVHVPVYQKEYVEVPKPYEVHVDKPYPVYVKEPVYVEKPVPFTVLIKKEHKKPFFG, translated from the exons ATGAAG GCGTTCATTGTGTTCTCTGTGGTCCTGGCCTTTGCCAGCGCGGGTGCAGTCGACAGCTCCAACAAGGAAAAGCGAGGACTGTGGGAACTGGGATCGGCTCAGCACGATTCGTACGAGAGCTACGGCTATGACCATCAGCAGTCCCATGGATACTACGGCAACGACTACGTCCAGAAGGAGGTGAAACAGGTCATCACCAAGAAGGTTCCAGTTCCGTACCCAGTGGAGGTCGAGAAGCATGTTCCAGTCGAGGTGAAGGTCCCGTACCCAGTTGAGGTCGAGAAGAAGGTCCCGGTCGTCGTTGAGAAGAAGGTCCCGGTGTACGTGGAGAAGAAG GTCCCGGTCGTCGTTGAGAAGAAGGTCCCGGTGTACGTGGAGAAGAAGTACCCAGTCCACGTTGATCGTCCATACCCGGTGGAAGTGAAATACCCAGTCCATGTCCCGGTGTACCAGAAGGAGTACGTCGAAGTGCCAAAGCCATACGAAGTTCATGTCGATAAGCCCTACCCGGTGTACGTGAAGGAGCCAGTGTACGTCGAGAAGCCAGTCCCGTTCACTGTTCTCATCAAGAAGGAGCACAAGAAGCCATTCTTCGGCTGA
- the LOC120957737 gene encoding mantle protein-like isoform X5: MKAFIVFSVVLAFASAGAVDSSNKEKRGLWELGSAQHDSYESYGYDHQQSHGYYGNDYVQKEVKQVITKKVPVPYPVEVEKHVPVEVKVPYPVEVEKKVPVVVEKKVPVYVEKKYPVHVDRPYPVEVKYPVHVPVYQKEYVEVPKPYEVHVDKPYPVYVKEPVYVEKPVPFTVLIKKEHKKPFFG, translated from the exons ATGAAG GCGTTCATTGTGTTCTCTGTGGTCCTGGCCTTTGCCAGCGCGGGTGCAGTCGACAGCTCCAACAAGGAAAAGCGAGGACTGTGGGAACTGGGATCGGCTCAGCACGATTCGTACGAGAGCTACGGCTATGACCATCAGCAGTCCCATGGATACTACGGCAACGACTACGTCCAGAAGGAGGTGAAACAGGTCATCACCAAGAAGGTTCCAGTTCCGTACCCAGTGGAG GTCGAGAAGCACGTTCCAGTCGAGGTGAAGGTCCCGTACCCCGTTGAGGTTGAGAAGAAGGTCCCGGTCGTCGTTGAGAAGAAGGTCCCGGTGTACGTGGAGAAGAAGTACCCAGTCCACGTTGATCGTCCATACCCGGTGGAAGTGAAATACCCAGTCCATGTCCCGGTGTACCAGAAGGAGTACGTCGAAGTGCCAAAGCCATACGAAGTTCATGTCGATAAGCCCTACCCGGTGTACGTGAAGGAGCCAGTGTACGTCGAGAAGCCAGTCCCGTTCACTGTTCTCATCAAGAAGGAGCACAAGAAGCCATTCTTCGGCTGA
- the LOC120957737 gene encoding mantle protein-like isoform X4, translating into MKAFIVFTMALALASAKAVENSNKEKRGLWDLGSAQHESYESYGYDHQQSHGYYGNDYAEKEVKQVITKKVPVPYPVEVEKHVPVEVKVPYPVEVEKKVPVVVEKKVPVYVEKKYPVHVDRPYPVEVKYPVHVPVYQKEYVEVPKPYEVHVDKPYPVYVKEPVYVEKPVPFTVLIKKEHKKPFFG; encoded by the exons ATGAAG GCGTTCATTGTATTCACCATGGCCCTGGCCCTTGCCAGCGCAAAGGCAGTCGAAAACTCCAACAAGGAAAAGCGAGGACTGTGGGATCTGGGATCGGCTCAGCATGAATCGTACGAGAGCTACGGCTATGACCATCAGCAGTCTCATGGATACTACGGCAACGACTACGCCGAGAAGGAGGTGAAACAGGTCATCACCAAGAAGGTCCCAGTTCCATACCCAGTGGAGGTCGAGAAGCACGTTCCAGTCGAGGTGAAGGTCCCGTACCCCGTTGAGGTTGAGAAGAAGGTCCCGGTCGTCGTTGAGAAGAAGGTCCCGGTGTACGTGGAGAAGAAGTACCCAGTCCACGTTGATCGTCCATACCCGGTGGAAGTGAAATACCCAGTCCATGTCCCGGTGTACCAGAAGGAGTACGTCGAAGTGCCAAAGCCATACGAAGTTCATGTCGATAAGCCCTACCCGGTGTACGTGAAGGAGCCAGTGTACGTCGAGAAGCCAGTCCCGTTCACTGTTCTCATCAAGAAGGAGCACAAGAAGCCATTCTTCGGCTGA
- the LOC120957737 gene encoding titin-like isoform X3, with protein MKAFIVFSVVLAFASAGAVDSSNKEKRGLWELGSAQHDSYESYGYDHQQSHGYYGNDYVQKEVKQVITKKVPVPYPVEVEKHVPVEVKVPYPVEVEKKVPVVVEKKVPVYVEKKVPVHVDRPYPVEVKVPVHVPVYKKEYVEVPKPYAVHVEKPYPVYVKQPVYVEKQVPVTVHIKEHHKKPFWG; from the exons ATGAAG GCGTTCATTGTGTTCTCTGTGGTCCTGGCCTTTGCCAGCGCGGGTGCAGTCGACAGCTCCAACAAGGAAAAGCGAGGACTGTGGGAACTGGGATCGGCTCAGCACGATTCGTACGAGAGCTACGGCTATGACCATCAGCAGTCCCATGGATACTACGGCAACGACTACGTCCAGAAGGAGGTGAAACAGGTCATCACCAAGAAGGTTCCAGTTCCGTACCCAGTGGAGGTCGAGAAGCATGTTCCAGTCGAGGTGAAGGTCCCGTACCCAGTTGAGGTCGAGAAGAAGGTCCCGGTCGTCGTTGAGAAGAAGGTCCCGGTGTACGTGGAGAAGAAGGTCCCAGTGCACGTTGACCGTCCATACCCAGTTGAGGTGAAGGTCCCAGTCCATGTCCCGGTGTACAAGAAGGAGTATGTCGAGGTCCCGAAGCCATACGCAGTTCATGTCGAGAAGCCTTACCCAGTGTACGTGAAGCAGCCAGTGTACGTCGAGAAGCAGGTCCCAGTGACGGTGCACATCAAGGAGCACCACAAGAAGCCATTCTGGGGTTGA
- the LOC120956328 gene encoding mantle protein-like, which translates to MKAFIVFTMALALASAKAVENSNKEKRGLWDLGSAQHESYESYGYDHQQSHGYYGNDYVQKEVKQVITKKVPVPYPVEVEKHVPVEVKVPYPVEVEKKVPVVVEKKVPVYVEKKYPVHVDRPYPVEVKYPVHVPVYQKEYVEVPKPYEVHVDKPYPVYVKEPVYVEKPVPFTVLIKKEHKKPFFG; encoded by the exons ATGAAG GCGTTCATTGTATTCACCATGGCCCTGGCCCTTGCCAGCGCAAAGGCAGTCGAAAACTCCAACAAGGAAAAGCGAGGACTGTGGGATCTGGGATCGGCTCAGCATGAATCGTACGAGAGCTACGGCTATGACCATCAGCAGTCTCATGGATACTACGGCAACGACTACGTCCAGAAGGAGGTGAAACAGGTCATCACCAAGAAGGTCCCAGTTCCATACCCAGTGGAGGTCGAGAAGCACGTTCCAGTCGAGGTGAAGGTCCCGTACCCCGTTGAGGTTGAGAAGAAGGTCCCGGTCGTCGTTGAGAAGAAGGTCCCGGTGTACGTGGAGAAGAAGTACCCAGTCCACGTTGATCGTCCATACCCGGTGGAAGTGAAATACCCAGTCCATGTCCCGGTGTACCAGAAGGAGTACGTCGAAGTGCCAAAGCCATACGAAGTTCATGTCGATAAGCCCTACCCGGTGTACGTGAAGGAGCCAGTGTACGTCGAGAAGCCAGTCCCGTTCACTGTCCTCATCAAGAAGGAGCACAAGAAGCCATTCTTCGGCTGA
- the LOC120956329 gene encoding titin-like — MKAFIVFSVVLALASAGAVDSSNKEKRGLWELGSAQHDSYESYGYDHQQSHGYYGNDYVQKEVKQVITKKVPVPYPVEVEKHVPVEKVPVYVEKKVPVHVDRPYPVKQVITKKVPVPYPVEVEKHVPVEVKVPYPVEVEKKVPVVVEKKVPVYVEKKYPVHVDRPYPVKQVITKKVPVPYPVEVEKHVPVEVKVPYPVEVEKKVPVVVEKKVPVYVEKKVPVHVDRPYPVEVKVPVHVPVYKKEYVEVPKPYAVHVEKPYPVYVKQPVYVEKQVPVTVHIKEHHKKPFWEITSNLTKQTFFQAFIVFSVVLALASAGAVDSSNKEKRGLWELGSAQHDSYESYGYDHQQSHGYYGNDYVQKEVKQVITKKVPVPYPVEVEKHVPVEVKVPYPVEVEKKVPVVVEKKVPVYVEKKVPVHVDRPYPVEVKVPVHVPVYKKEYVEVPKPYAVHVEKPYPVYVKQPVYVEKQVPVTVHIKEHHKKPFWG; from the exons ATGAAG GCGTTCATTGTGTTCTCTGTGGTCCTGGCCCTTGCCAGCGCGGGTGCAGTCGACAGCTCCAACAAGGAAAAGCGAGGACTGTGGGAACTGGGATCGGCTCAGCACGATTCGTACGAGAGCTACGGCTATGACCATCAGCAGTCCCATGGATACTACGGCAACGACTACGTCCAGAAGGAGGTGAAACAGGTCATCACCAAGAAGGTTCCAGTTCCGTACCCAGTGGAGGTCGAGAAGCACGTTCCAGTCGAG AAGGTCCCGGTGTACGTGGAGAAGAAGGTCCCAGTGCACGTTGACCGTCCATACCCA GTGAAACAGGTCATCACCAAGAAGGTCCCAGTTCCATACCCAGTGGAGGTCGAGAAGCACGTTCCAGTCGAGGTGAAGGTCCCGTACCCCGTTGAGGTTGAGAAGAAGGTCCCGGTCGTTGTTGAGAAGAAGGTCCCGGTGTACGTGGAGAAGAAGTACCCAGTCCACGTTGATCGTCCATACCCG GTGAAACAGGTCATCACCAAGAAGGTTCCAGTTCCGTACCCAGTGGAGGTCGAGAAGCATGTTCCAGTCGAGGTGAAGGTCCCGTACCCAGTTGAGGTCGAGAAGAAGGTCCCGGTCGTCGTTGAGAAGAAGGTCCCGGTGTACGTGGAGAAGAAGGTCCCAGTGCACGTTGACCGTCCATACCCAGTTGAGGTGAAGGTCCCAGTCCATGTCCCGGTGTACAAGAAGGAGTATGTCGAGGTCCCGAAGCCATACGCAGTTCATGTCGAGAAGCCCTACCCAGTGTACGTGAAGCAGCCAGTGTACGTCGAGAAGCAGGTCCCAGTGACGGTGCACATCAAAGAGCACCACAAGAAGCCATTCTGGG AGATAACGAGCAATCTGACGAAACAAACTTTCTTCCAGGCGTTCATTGTGTTCTCTGTGGTCCTGGCCCTTGCCAGCGCGGGTGCAGTCGACAGCTCCAACAAGGAAAAGCGAGGACTGTGGGAATTGGGATCGGCTCAGCACGATTCGTACGAGAGCTACGGCTATGACCATCAGCAGTCCCATGGATACTACGGCAACGACTACGTCCAGAAGGAGGTGAAACAGGTCATCACCAAGAAGGTTCCAGTTCCGTACCCAGTGGAGGTCGAGAAGCACGTTCCAGTCGAGGTGAAGGTCCCGTACCCAGTTGAGGTCGAGAAGAAGGTCCCGGTCGTCGTTGAGAAGAAGGTCCCGGTGTACGTGGAGAAGAAGGTCCCAGTGCACGTTGACCGTCCATACCCAGTTGAGGTGAAGGTCCCAGTCCATGTCCCGGTCTACAAGAAGGAGTATGTCGAGGTCCCGAAGCCATACGCAGTTCATGTCGAGAAGCCTTACCCAGTGTACGTGAAGCAGCCAGTGTACGTCGAGAAGCAGGTCCCAGTGACGGTGCACATCAAGGAGCACCACAAGAAGCCATTCTGGGGTTGA
- the LOC120957742 gene encoding titin-like isoform X1, whose translation MKAFIVFSMALAIACAADTDAAKKEKRGLWEESYDNYGYDNYGLGYSDYAEKEVKHIVTKKVPVPYPVEVEKHVPVEVKVPYPVEVEKKVPIVVEKQVPVYVEKKVPVQVDRPYPVEVKVPVHVPVYQKEYVEVPKPYTVHVDKPYPVYVKQPIYIEKPVPFTVLIKKEQKKPFWWLF comes from the exons ATGAAG GCGTTCATTGTGTTCTCCATGGCTCTGGCCATCGCATGCGCGGCTGATACCGATGCAGCCAAGAAGGAAAAGCGTGGACTGTGGGAGGAATCCTATGACAACTATGGCTACGACAACTACGGACTGGGCTACTCCGATTATGCCGAGAAGGAGGTGAAGCACATCGTCACGAAGAAGGTCCCGGTGCCGTACCCAGTGGAGGTCGAGAAGCACGTTCCAGTCGAGGTGAAGGTCCCGTACCCAGTTGAG GTTGAGAAGAAGGTTCCGATCGTCGTTGAGAAGCAGGTTCCAGTATACGTGGAGAAGAAGGTCCCTGTTCAGGTGGATCGGCCATATCCCGTGGAAGTGAAGGTCCCAGTCCATGTCCCGGTGTACCAGAAGGAGTATGTCGAGGTCCCGAAGCCGTACACCGTGCATGTAGATAAGCCTTACCCGGTATATGTGAAGCAGCCCATCTACATTGAGAAGCCGGTACCATTCACTGTTCTCATcaagaaagaacaaaagaaaccATTCTGGTGGCTTTTTTAG
- the LOC120957742 gene encoding titin-like isoform X2 produces the protein MKAFIVFSMALAIACAADTDAAKKEKRGLWEESYDNYGYDNYGLGYSDYAEKEVKHIVTKKVPVPYPVEVEKHVPVEVKVPYPVEVEKKVPVVVEKKVPVYVEKKVPVHVDRPYPVEVKVPVHVPVYKKEYVEVPKPYAVHVEKPYPVYVKQPVYVEKQVPVTVHIKEHHKKPYWG, from the exons ATGAAG GCGTTCATTGTGTTCTCCATGGCTCTGGCCATCGCATGCGCGGCTGATACCGATGCAGCCAAGAAGGAAAAGCGTGGACTGTGGGAGGAATCCTATGACAACTATGGCTACGACAACTACGGACTGGGCTACTCCGATTATGCCGAGAAGGAGGTGAAGCACATCGTCACGAAGAAGGTCCCGGTGCCGTACCCAGTGGAGGTCGAGAAGCACGTTCCAGTCGAGGTGAAGGTCCCGTACCCAGTTGAGGTCGAGAAGAAGGTCCCGGTCGTCGTTGAGAAGAAGGTCCCGGTGTACGTGGAGAAGAAGGTCCCAGTGCACGTTGATCGTCCATACCCAGTTGAGGTGAAGGTCCCAGTCCATGTCCCGGTCTACAAGAAGGAGTACGTCGAGGTCCCGAAGCCGTACGCAGTTCATGTCGAGAAGCCTTATCCAGTCTACGTCAAGCAGCCCGTCTACGTCGAGAAGCAGGTCCCAGTGACGGTGCACATCAAGGAACATCACAAGAAACCGTACTGGGGTTGA
- the LOC125907276 gene encoding mantle protein-like, with protein MKAFIVFSVALALASVGAVENSNKEKRGLWEVESGHDSYEAYGQHHQPLNYGYTKKEIITKKVPVPYPVEVEKHVPVPVKVPYPVKVEKEVPFVVEKKVPVYIEKKVPVHVDRPYPVEVKVPVEVPVYKKEYVEVPKPYAVHVEKPYPVYVKQPVYVEKQVPVTVHIKEHHKKPYWG; from the exons ATGAAG GCGTTCATTGTGTTCTCTGTGGCCCTGGCCCTTGCCAGCGTGGGTGCAGTCGAAAACTCCAACAAGGAAAAGCGCGGACTGTGGGAGGTTGAGTCGGGACATGACTCGTACGAAGCCTACGGCCAGCATCATCAACCACTGAACTATGGATACACCAAGAAGGAGATCATCACAAAGAAGGTCCCAGTTCCTTATCCAGTAGAGGTCGAGAAGCACGTCCCAGTTCCGGTGAAGGTCCCGTACCCGGTGAAGGTCGAGAAGGAGGTCCCATTCGTGGTTGAGAAGAAGGTCCCGGTTTACATCGAAAAGAAGGTTCCAGTGCACGTTGACCGCCCGTACCCGGTGGAAGTGAAGGTTCCAGTTGAGGTCCCAGTTTACAAGAAGGAGTACGTCGAGGTCCCGAAGCCATACGCAGTTCATGTCGAGAAGCCTTATCCAGTGTACGTGAAGCAGCCCGTCTACGTTGAGAAGCAGGTTCCAGTGACCGTCCACATCAAGGAGCACCACAAGAAGCCGTACTGGGGTTGA